A single Venturia canescens isolate UGA chromosome 1, ASM1945775v1, whole genome shotgun sequence DNA region contains:
- the LOC122419405 gene encoding uncharacterized protein isoform X7, translating to MGLKPQYGGWAVVALVIALVIVVAGAIFTLCRRRFEWQWGRRNIWSICQEWRQRLSWLWAPREEKVGLVKAQHPTAQTVPGLYRQPGNTSQNLLHSESDLRLDAQGAFTRFEAVDRDLHPPLGSANAIPPQPLRPAPQPRATGRPRPSPLQAPTAASEYMRMMHESGPGPLTPPPVPPVPRLPGPVALRAPPTGGSVFLFQQPDEDPSIYGNNNPYKLSNVSSQSSESLRFDSRTPRSVVPESIQSSGHAMSKSLGKSRSRLPGMNFDSRYENRNCEDEANEADDDDDGEDDGEGDHERREAQRRDNPTARDVYGSARSNRSEIGSYRQFDVAPKDVPVGVRYALSSNGQVFVQEKSSLKPLGVNNNADRDSPPLDSSCDAVNEINNLHQHATKNGRVDGIDLHNSSAHRTIMESIYGPQAMLAKLHLQNSDNWPIDSRSRSSDESPQSIEMTPYLQKSSSFDKDEQHPRSESRDILAKVQQRVSQYIESLPDLADVYDTASTESSSVGVPSSRQDEQETIYRRLDDLHHDYHKDVTSIDRGTNQLTSDSPPPPPPAPPDVARDLIGHNSAPTTGERIFSALRSVTSQSYIDASEFYNSVRSSAQQQVPRFSFPTITRSTRSLIEPKTTTEQDDPPDEVATFHSDATRRGSDLYSPELNLEAHRTAQEVYNSLQDPPASPLLLRDLSQEPYPYMSDPSFTRTSEDIFNSIEQRRKSMERLNGLHEGHFEMEGPDGTTSRRRSSQDLYAALEEVQLKRRLSQNIDEPFGVAGWMSGLEQLGVDSTGQPILNRRGSQQSLEPEPPPDESNLRRAISCESVCSDTSVNLGDLENATMVGHVCVGLEYERWGGRGADCEGDLAVSVLEARDLVAPDGRPAQDTLARVCLLPDRETHVQTRLYRSSPSPSYQEKFLFPLDGGPIGRTLLVQIFSVEISIGGGASLLGEASLKLGPAARPPATTWLPLIGPGALPFPYHGELMFSLSYLPTAERLTLVVVKARNLRGANPSVPGDFFVKVYLLQQGKKMHKKRTTAKKGEKSPIFNEAIIFSVPPHALQTIQLRLTVAETDPTTQSTSKAFSVGHIIVGSTANGKSLAHWRHMLAALRRPVAMWHPLRK from the exons ATGGGTCTGAAACCACAGTACGGAGGCTGGGCGGTCGTCGCTCTCGTAATAGCATTGGTCATTGTCGTTGCAGGAGCAATTTTCACGCTCTGTCGAAG GCGGTTCGAGTGGCAATGGGGGAGAAGAAACATCTGGAGCATCTGCCAAGAGTGGCGTCAGAGATTGTCCTGGTTGTGGGCACCGAGGGAAGAGAAG GTTGGCCTAGTTAAAGCGCAGCATCCGACGGCTCAAACCGTGCCGGGACTCTATCGACAGCCGGGGAATACTTCGCAGAATCTCCTTCATAGCGAGAGCGACCTCAGGCTGGACGCGCAGGGAGCTTTCACGAG atTCGAAGCGGTGGACCGAGACCTCCATCCCCCACTGGGAAGCGCCAACGCGATTCCGCCGCAGCCCTTGAGACCAGCCCCCCAGCCGAGGGCAACAGGGCGCCCGAGACCTTCCCCGCTCCAAGCGCCAACAGCGGCCTCCGAGTACATGAGAATGATGCACGAGAGCGGTCCAGGACCGCTGACGCCTCCGCCGGTGCCACCGGTGCCGCGTCTTCCTGGGCCCGTGGCTCTCCGAGCCCCCCCAACCGGCGGCTCGGTTTTCCTCTTTCAGCAGCCTGACGAAGACCCATCGATCTACGGCAACAACAACCCCTACAAGCTGTCCAACGTGTCGAGCCAATCGAGCGAGAGCCTGCGTTTTGATTCGAGAACACCGCGTTCCGTAGTACCGGAAAGCATCCAGTCCTCTGGTCACGCGATGAGCAAGTCCCTCGGTAAATCGAGGTCCCGGCTCCCTGGAATGAACTTCGACTCGAGGTACGAGAATCGGAATTGCGAGGATGAGGCCAATGAGgctgacgacgacgacgacggcgagGACGATGGAGAGGGGGATCACGAGCGGCGGGAAGCTCAGCGACGCGACAACCCAACTGCGAGGGACGTCTACGGGAGCGCGAGGTCGAACAGAAGCGAAATCGGAAGTTACAGGCAGTTCGACGTGGCACCCAAAGACGTACCCGTCGGCGTTAGATACGCTTTGTCGTCGAACGGCCAAGTCTTCGTCCAAGAAAAATCGTCGTTGAAACCACTAGGAGTGAATAACAACGCGGATCGAGATTCCCCGCCTCTTGACTCAAGCTGCGACGCCGTAaacgaaataaacaatttgCATCAACACGCGACAAAGAACGGCCGCGTCGACGGCATCGATCTCCACAACTCGAGCGCCCATCGCACCATCATGGAATCTATTTACGGCCCTCAGGCAATGCTCGCGAAGCTTCATCTCCAAAATTCGGACAACTGGCCAATCGACTCGCGTTCGAGAAGCTCCGACGAGTCACCCCAGAGTATCGAGATGACGCCTTATCTCCAAAAGTCCAGCAGTTTCGACAAGGACGAGCAACATCCGCGCTCCGAGTCCCGCGACATCTTGGCCAAAGTTCAACAGAGAGTCTCGCAGTACATCGAGAGCCTGCCCGACCTTGCGGACGTTTATGACACCGCGAGCACCGAGTCGTCCTCGGTCGGAGTTCCAAGCTCGAGGCAAGACGAACAAGAGACGATTTACCGCAGACTCGATGATCTCCACCACGATTACCACAAGGATGTAACGAGTATCGATCGCGGGACAAACCAATTGACGTCCGACAGCCCCCCACCTCCGCCACCAGCCCCACCCGATGTCGCTCGCGATCTCATCGGACATAACAGCGCCCCGACTACCGGAGAGAGAATATTCAGTGCCCTTAGATCCGTCACGTCCCAGAGTTACATCGACGCTTCGGAATTTTATAA CTCCGTACGCTCCTCGGCGCAGCAGCAAGTGCCTCGCTTCTCCTTCCCGACAATAACGAGATCCACGAGGTCCTTAATAGAACCGAAAACCACCACGGAACAGGATGATCCGCCTGATGAAGTTGCAACTTTCCATTCGGACGCAACGAGACGCGGCTCCGATCTCTACAGTCCAGAACTCAACCTCGAAGCTCACCGTACTGCTCAAGAG GTTTACAATAGCCTGCAGGATCCTCCGGCGTCGCCACTGCTCTTAAGAGACCTCAGTCAAGAGCCTTATCCCTACATGTCGGATCCAAGCTTCACGAGAACTTCTGAG GACATTTTCAACAGCATCGAGCAGAGGAGAAAAAGTATGGAGAGACTGAACGGACTCCACGAAGGGCATTTCGAGATGGAGGGTCCAGATGGTACTACGAG TAGACGGAGAAGTAGTCAAGACCTGTACGCGGCACTGGAGGAAGTCCAGTTGAAGAGAAGACTGTCTCAG AACATCGACGAGCCTTTCGGGGTCGCTGGTTGGATGAGCGGACTCGAACAGCTGGGAGTCGATAGCACGGGCCAACCAATTTTGAATCGTCGTGGATCCCAGCAAAGCCTGGAACCAGAGCCTCCGCCTGATGAATCGAACCTCAGGAGAGCTATCAGCTGCGAAAGCGTTTGCTCCGACACGAGTGTGAATCTCGGTGATTTGGAGAACGCGACGATGGTAGGTCACGTCTGCGTTGGTCTTGAGTACGAGCGCTGGGGCGGACGGGGTGCCGATTGCGAGGGAGACTTGGCGGTCAGTGTTCTCGAGGCTCGCGACCTTGTCGCACCCGATGGACGTCCGGCTCAGGACACCCTCGCCAG AGTGTGTCTCCTGCCGGACCGAGAAACTCATGTACAAACGAGGCTTTACCGGAGTTCACCATCGCCGAGTTACCAGGAAAAGTTTTTGTTTCCCCTCGACGGTGGGCCAATTGGAAGGACTCTCCTCGTCCAG aTATTCTCGGTCGAGATAAGCATAGGAGGAGGAGCTTCCCTCCTGGGGGAAGCTAGTTTGAAGCTCGGTCCAGCCGCCAGACCTCCGGCGACAACGTGGCTCCCACTAATCGGTCCTGGCGCTCTCCCTTTCCCATATCACGGAGAACTCATGTTCTCACTGAGTTACCTCCCCACTGCGGAGAGACTAACATTGGTCGTTGTCAAGGCGCGAAATCTTCGAGGCGCGAACCCCAGTGTGCCAGGAGACTTCTTCGTAAAAGTCTACCTTCTACAGCAGGGTAAAAAGATGCACAAGAAGAGGACCACGGCGAAGAAGGGCGAGAAGAGCCCCATATTTAACGAGGCAATAATATTTAGCGTTCCTCCACACGCTCTCCAG ACCATCCAACTGAGGCTAACCGTTGCCGAAACGGACCCGACCACCCAGAGCACTTCGAAGGCCTTCTCGGTCGGTCACATAATCGTCGGTTCGACAGCAAATGGAAAGTCTCTCGCTCATTG